A single Montipora foliosa isolate CH-2021 chromosome 7, ASM3666993v2, whole genome shotgun sequence DNA region contains:
- the LOC138009802 gene encoding uncharacterized protein codes for MNSLLKGTKLAFLGNINSPCRIKLAFSGNIKSVRGNKLAFSGNMNFMRMETVLREIIDSELKSIAIVGSIIMVNTDNGFFDCHAEHADPDQTRLPDTDIYLSTVSYLSSDDELLIKCDENTSYLCDTLSSVNKKNCGKCENIRVRDPRSHMRLGCKVRDREPSRVGLKRVLKSLKMRKSRPKCKRFIRKSVPVSSVLFCIASNYKEWNIIFAKKQDSFFSNYFGRALTHTKKYNASERNILLSGDIELNPGPTTTNTSSSQMMCREGSNSVFNSRLRRYGLRALEVGGNGNCLFRAIAHQIYGDANRHLEIRRTGVQYLQNNPDRFIESAVVDNTSWSEYINYMSRAGAWGDHIILQAIAETMNLRIHVIESSQNFAELTLVQTLNLSETTRSIYIGHIGELHYVSTTGLLSEITSPELVKRKLFENSSEATNACKRKCTNLRESHINSSSRVETHSHSNAMSTYDDTNTYDRVKTTCYAKKKCSEGTKSPAEKKANRNQYKKGYREKMSSDQKAKQNQYLKNYRSKMTSDQKAKRMERQKAYRSRKKPIELAISEFHDIASEGPVYICFCCNQLWYKQSVLNAKKLKDLNPVIHEYLEEKRRTDTCTAEWVCKTCHSHLKKTKIPPCAVVNGLVFPQKPTFFDLNELECRLLAPRIAFQKLMKAPRGKQLKIHGNIVNVPADVASTVSMLPRLPSEAATIKVNLKRKLQYKSSALSLNVRPHKVVQAADWLMRNSSLYKDEGIVINSQWLNQYNKEIEQEQNLDDACSDQSAENVEDSNNSHSERVDDHDHLSESEDIVPAGVTDTMFTSTDFLEDEERQHIFNIAPAEGNIPLSIFMDKFSEELAYPGIFLGQPRTLCKQIHYSDICKSELRRSDRRAAMCVENIFYKAKKLQMKILLGKSTIALRKCKGNSRNLNARQLKETGAVERLIRYDEGFKFLTALRGSPPYFEKAKKDLFAMIRQLGPATLFCSFSSAETQWIHLLRILGQLVDHKSYSDNEIENLNWDDRCRLIQSDPVTCARHFDYQVNKFLSNFLLCSAEPLGKISDWFYRVEYQQRGSPHIHMLIWVDCAPKFQQQSDNEIIEFIDKTISCQKPIENPELLNLVNRQVHRHSHTCRKNTKSDCRFNYPQPPMRQTTILYPLDDDMQQSQIKTHKDQWKSIKMHLDEMKEGEEISFDELLLSLKVTEENYLLAVRSSLNAASVFLKRSPNELRINNYNPACLRAWRANMDIQYVLDVYACAVYIVNYISKGQKGMSELLREACTEARNGNSTIKQQVRDIGSKFVNNVEISAQEAVYIVLQLPMRKASRQIVFINTSPPEERVELLKPLSDIQEMDDDCEEIYTGGLLRRYSKRPAKLEDLTLADWAAWYDFSGKPYVKPSNDLDIDGLPLESCIEHHENDDDLNDDKFNENQCGKTKKRKKARIIRSVWFNKDADPEKHYRELIMLYTAWRNEETDLLGGFSSYQERYKALFKLFEEQMKQYAVCNEDFNDIQQDIHREEEMYDSVAPLTESIEQQDCNEGNQDLHPDFNENYNLSDDIGKPSVDSRAEPLILNELPVDEYRCMGQE; via the exons ATGAATTCCCTTCTAAAGGGAACCAAACTTGCCTTTTTGGGCAACATAAATTCTCCCTGCAGAATCAAACTTGCCTTTTCAGGCAACATAAAATCCGTCCGGGGAAACAAACTTGCGTTTTCAGGCAACATGAACTTTATGAGAATGGAAACGGTCCTTCGTGAAATAATTGATTCCGAATTGAAAAGTATCGCTATAGTCGGTTCTATTATCATGGTGAACACTGACAATGGTTTTTTTGATTGCCATGCTGAACATGCAGACCCAGACCAAACTAGGTTGCCGGACACTGACATATATTTGAGTACTGTGTCTTATTTAAGTAGTGatgatgaattattaattaaGTGTGATGAAAATACATCCTACTTGTGTGATACCTTGTCATctgtgaataaaaaaaattgtggaaagTGTGAAAATATTCGAGTTCGAGATCCTCGATCACATATGCGTTTGGGTTGCAAGGTCAGAGATAGGGAACCATCCAGAGTTGGACTAAAACGTGTTCTTAAATCcttgaaaatgagaaaatcgAGACCCAAATGTAAGCGTTTTATTAGAAAATCAGTACCTGTTTCATCTGTTTTATTTTGCATTGCTTCTAACTATAAAGAATGGAATATCATATTTGCTAAGAAACAAGACAGCTTCTTTAGCAATTATTTTGGGAGAGCTCTTACTCATACAAAGAAATATAATGCATCTGAAAGAAATATATTGCTCAGTGGGGATATTGAATTAAATCCTGgcccaacaacaacaaataccaGCTCATCTCAAATGATGTGTAGAGAAGGTTCTAATTCTGTTTTTAACAGCAGATTACGTAGATATGGATTAAGGGCACTAGAGGTTGGAGGAAATGGTAATTGCTTATTTAGAGCCATAGCACATCAGATATATGGTGATGCAAATCGTCATTTAGAAATCAGAAGAACTGGTGTTCAGTATTTGCAAAATAATCCTGATCGATTTATAGAAAGTGCTGTTGTAGATAACACATCGTGGTCTGAATACATAAATTATATGTCTAGGGCTGGAGCATGGGGTGATCACATTATCCTACAGGCTATAGCAGAAACTATGAACTTAAGAATTCATGTCATAGAGTCAAGTCAAAACTTTGCTGAGCTGACGTTGGTTCAAACTCTTAATTTGTCTGAAACAACAAGGTCTATATATATAGGACACATTGGAGAGTTACATTACGTCTCAACAACAGGACTGTTGTCTGAAATTACCTCACCTGAACTAGTCAAAAGAAAGTTGTTTGAAAATTCTTCTGAAGCCACAAATGCTTGCAAAAGAAAATGCACTAATCTTAGAGAAAGCCACATCAATTCAAGTAGCAGGGTTGAAACTCATTCACATTCAAATGCAATGTCAACATACGATGATACAAATACTTATGATAGGGTTAAAACAACATGTTATGCCAAAAAGAAATGTAGCGAAGGAACTAAGTCTCCTGCAGAGAAGAAGGCAAATCGTAACCAGTACAAAAAAGGCTATAGAGAAAAAATGTCATCTGAccaaaaggcaaaacaaaatcAATACCTCAAAAACTACAGGTCAAAAATGACATCTGATCAAAAGGCAAAACGTATGGAAAGGCAAAAGGCCTATAGATCAAGAAAGAAACCCATTGAGCTAGCCATCTCAGAGTTCCATGACATCGCTTCTGAAGGTCCTGTCTATATATGTTTTTGTTGCAATCAGCTATGGTATAAGCAAAGTGTTCTAAATGCAAAAAAGCTAAAAGATCTGAATCCTGTTATCCATGAATATCTTGAAGAAAAGAGAAGGACTGATACATGTACTGCTGAATGGGTTTGCAAAACATGCCATAGCCATTTAAAAAAGACTAAAATTCCACCCTGTGCTGTCGTTAATGGTTTGGTATTTCCTCAGAAACCAACATTCTTTGATCTCAATGAATTAGAGTGTAGATTACTAGCTCCAAGAATTGCTTTTCAAAAGTTAATGAAAGCTCCCAGAGGAAAACAACTTAAAATACATGGCAATATTGTGAATGTTCCTGCTGATGTAGCAAGCACAGTCAGCATGTTACCACGGCTACCAAGTGAGGCTGCAACAATCAAAGTCAATTTGAAAAGAAAGCTTCAATATAAGAGTTCTGCATTATCATTGAATGTAAGGCCCCACAAGGTAGTTCAAGCAGCAGATTGGTTGATGAGAAATAGCAGTCTTTATAAAGATGAAGGCATTGTTATTAATTCACAATGGCTCAATCAATATAACAAAGAAATTGAACAGGAACAAAATCTGGATGATGCTTGTAGTGACCAGTCTGCAGAAAATGTTGAGGACAGCAATAATAGTCACTCTGAAAGAGTAGATGATCATGATCACTTAAGTGAAAGTGAAGATATAGTGCCAGCAGGTGTTACTGATACTATGTTCACATCAACTGACTTTTTAGAAGATGAAGAGCGCCAGCATATTTTTAACATTGCACCAGCAGAAGGGAATATACCCTTAAGTATATTCATGGATAAATTCTCTGAAGAGTTAGCATATCCAGGAATATTTCTCGGCCAACCTCGTACTTTATGCAAGCAAATTCATTATAGTGATATATGTAAATCAGAACTGAGAAGATCGGACAGAAGGGCAGCTATGTGTGTTGAGAATATTTTTTACAAAGCAAAAAAGTTGCAAATGAAAATTCTTTTAGGCAAGTCAACAATTGCACTCAGAAAATGTAAGGGAAATAGCAGAAATCTTAATGCACGGCAACTTAAAGAGACAGGTGCAGTAGAGCGATTAATTCGCTATGATGAAGGGTTTAAGTTCCTTACAGCATTACGTGGTTCACCTCCATATTTTGAGAAAGCTAAAAAAGATCTGTTTGCAATGATAAGACAACTTGGACCAGCTACTTTGTTTTGTAGTTTCTCATCAGCAGAAACACAGTGGATTCACTTACTCAGGATTCTTGGCCAACTTGTTGATCACAAGTCATATTCTGATAATGAAATTGAAAACCTTAATTGGGATGATAGATGTAGATTAATTCAAAGTGATCCTGTTACATGTGCCAGACACTTTGATTACCAAGTCAATAAATTTCTGAGTAACTTCCTGTTATGTTCTGCTGAGCCTCTAGGGAAGATATCAGATTGGTTCTACAGAGTAGAATATCAGCAACGGGGTTCCCCACATATACATATGCTAATCTGGGTGGATTGTGCACCAAAATTTCAACAACAAAGTGACAATGAGATAATAGAATTTATTGATAAGACAATAAGCTGTCAAAAACCCATAGAGAATCCTGAATTACTTAATCTAGTCAACAGACAAGTTCACCGTCATTCGCATACTTGTCGCAAGAATACAAAAAGCGATTGCAGGTTCAATTATCCGCAGCCTCCCATGAGACAAACAACAATTCTATATCCTTTAGATGATGACATGCAACAAAGTCAAATCAAAACGCATAAAGATCAATGGAAATCAATCAAAATGCATCTAGATGAAATGAAGGAAGGCgaagaaatttcttttgatgaATTACTATTATCCCTCAAAGTTACCGAGGAAAACTATTTACTAGCTGTGCGTTCCTCACTTAATGCTGCTAgtgtttttttgaaaagaagCCCAAATGAATTAAGGATTAACAACTACAACCCTGCATGCCTGAGGGCCTGGAGGGCTAACATGGATATTCAGTATGTACTAGATGTGTATGCTTGTGCAGTGTATATAGTAAACTATATCTCAAAAGGCCAAAAGGGCATGAGTGAACTATTGCGAGAAGCATGTACTGAAGCAAGAAATGGCAATTCAACTATAAAACAGCAAGTTAGAGATATTGGCAGCAAGTTTGTTAACAATGTTGAAATAAGTGCTCAAGAAGCTGTATATATTGTACTGCAATTACCCATGAGAAAGGCTTCTAGACAGATTGTATTCATTAATACCTCACCTCCGGAGGAACGAGTTGAGCTGCTAAAGCCACTGAGTGATATACAAGAAATGGACGATGACTGCGAAGAAATCTACACAGGTGGTTTGTTAAGACGATATAGTAAACGCCCAGCTAAACTCGAAGATCTAACCCTTGCAGACTGGGCTGCATGGTATGATTTTAGTGGGAAACCTTATGTAAAGCCATCTAATGATCTAGACATCGATGGCTTGCCATTGGAAAGTTGTATTGAACATCACGAGAATGATGATGATCTCAATGATGACAAATTTAATGAAAATCAATGTggtaaaacaaaaaagagaaaaaaagctaGGATAATAAGAAGTGTATGGTTCAACAAAGATGCTGATCCTGAAAAGCACTATCGTGAACTTATAATGCTCTATACTGCATGGAGAAATGAAGAAACTGACCTACTTGGTGGGTTCTCATCTTACCAAGAACGTTATAAAGCATTATTTAAACTATTTGAAGAGCAAATGAAGCAATATGCTGTATGCAATGAAGACTTTAATGACATACAACAAGACATACATAGAGAAGAAGAAATGTATGACTCTGTAGCACCTTTGACTGAAAGTATAGAGCAGCAAGACTGCAATGAAGGTAATCAGGATCTGCATCCTGACTTCAATGAGAATTACAATTTGTCAGATGACATAGGAAAACCATCTGTTGATTCCAGGGCTGAGCCATTGATACTAAATGAATTACCAGTTGATGAGTATAGATGCATG GGGCAGGAGTAG
- the LOC138009803 gene encoding uncharacterized protein yields the protein MLAPTGKAAYIIKGNTIHSALAIPACQSLKTYKRLDSNRLNSLRTQLGGVKLIFIDEISMVGNTMFNVQIDNRLKDIKGSPLPFGGVSIIAIGDLFQLQPVMDDYIFNDLKTEYGILAPNLWQELFKMFELKEIMRQRESKQFAELLNRLREGKQTNEDIRVLKQQILQPSGSNYPVDAPHLFIQNAKVNYFNDKVHQASQGTKYNIRAHDSVIGATSQEVRDKILKQIPLDPRKTKQLHGLLNIAVDERTEISLNTRIDDGMTNGAGNVIKLIQVQQTTYPSGIVWVPFDHTDVGAKTRWENRHLYVSGIQPTWTPIKPVTTQFAVGRKRAVQVVRKQFPLRPASAKTIHRSQGDTETRIVVNFETKRAIPHIHYVGLSRVTAIEGLHITNLCEDKITVSPAVEKEMLHLRGEGKLDLCLSPIYTAPESSIKLSFLNARSLHKHINDVLADRNYLSTDICVFLETRFNGSDSDTMYKIGEHILFRNDAASQHNERPCGGTAVYTRIDYYPGYPYCCNQNGIEITVMRFMIIPHITVIAIYRSPSIPIRHLCSAIRELLPLSSTTLKVFIGDFNVNWLNITERATLYSLFITENHYRQLMSCYTTDNKTCIDHIYTNMDEDKIQANVWETYFSDHKAIYALINGF from the coding sequence ATGCTAGCGCCTACAGGAAAAGCTGCATATATCATCAAGGGTAACACCATACACAGTGCATTAGCAATACCAGCCTGTCAGTCACTAAAGACCTACAAACGACTTGACTCTAATAGACTGAATTCCCTGAGAACTCAGCTCGGTGGTGTTAAACTGATTTTCATAGACGAAATATCAATGGTTGGCAACACAATGTTTAATGTACAGATTGATAACAGGCTGAAAGACATCAAAGGCAGTCCATTACCCTTTGGGGGTGTCAGCATTATAGCCATTGGTGATTTGTTTCAGCTACAGCCAGTCATGGATGATTACATCTTCAATGATTTGAAGACAGAGTATGGCATCCTTGCTCCAAATCTATGGCAGGaactttttaaaatgtttgagtTAAAAGAAATAATGAGGCAAAGAGAAAGCAAACAATTTGCTGAATTGCTTAACAGGTTAAGAGAAGGAAAGCAAACCAATGAAGACATCAGAGTATTAAAACAACAAATCTTGCAACCCAGTGGTTCAAATTATCCAGTAGATGCTCCTCATCTTTTCATACAAAATGCAAAAGTTAATTATTTCAATGATAAAGTGCACCAAGCTTCACAAGGCACAAAATACAATATTAGAGCCCATGACAGTGTTATTGGGGCAACTTCCCAAGAAGTCAGGGATAAGATCTTAAAGCAAATACCCCTAGATCCAAGGAAAACTAAACAATTACATGGTTTGCTAAACATAGCAGTTGATGAAAGAACTGAAATTTCCTTAAATACTAGAATTGATGACGGTATGACAAACGGTGCTGGCAATGTGATAAAGCTTATACAGGTGCAACAAACCACTTATCCATCTGGAATAGTATGGGTACCGTTTGATCACACTGATGTTGGTGCAAAAACTAGGTGGGAAAACCGACATTTATATGTCTCTGGTATTCAACCTACATGGACTCCCATAAAGCCAGTCACCACACAATTTGCTGTTGGTAGGAAAAGAGCTGTTCAAGTTGTAAGGAAACAATTTCCTTTAAGACCAGCTTCAGCAAAAACTATTCACCGGTCACAAGGTGATACAGAGACAAGAattgttgttaattttgaaACCAAAAGAGCTATTCCTCACATACATTATGTCGGCCTTAGCCGTGTGACAGCCATAGAAGGTCTACATATTACTAACCTATGCGAAGATAAAATTACTGTCAGTCCAGCTGTCGAGAAAGAAATGTTACATCTTAGGGGAGAAGGCAAACTTGATCTTTGCCTTTCTCCTATCTACACTGCTCCAGAATCGTCTATAAAGTTATCTTTTCTGAATGCACGTTCATTGCATAAGCACATTAATGATGTACTTGCAGATAGAAACTACTTGAGTACAGATATATGTGTTTTTTTGGAAACAAGATTCAATGGTTCTGATAGTGATACTATGTATAAAATTGGAGAACACATTTTATTTCGAAATGATGCAGCTTCGCAGCATAATGAAAGACCATGTGGTGGAACTGCAGTGTATACTCGTATTGATTACTATCCTGGATATCCATACTGCTGCAATCAAAATGGCATAGAGATAACAGTTATGAGATTCATGATAATTCCTCATATCACTGTCATAGCTATATATCGCTCTCCCTCAATTCCAATCAGACATCTTTGTTCAGCAATTAGAGAATTATTGCCATTGTCATCTACAACTTTAAAAGTTTTTATTGGAGATTTCAATGTTAACTGGTTAAATATAACAGAAAGAGCAACATTGTATAGTCTCTTTATTACTGAGAACCACTATCGGCAGCTTATGTCCTGCTACACAACAGACAATAAAACCTGTATTGACCATATCTATACTAATATGGATGAAGATAAGATTCAGGCCAATGTTTGGGAGACTTATTTTTCTGATCATAAGGCAATTTATGCCCTGATAAATGGTTTTTAG